GCCCCACCGGTGAACGATGGGCCGAAGGACACGGGTGATTCGGCCCTGGCCATCGCGGATGTGGCCCCCGTCACCCTGACGGATCAGGTCCCCGTTCCGGATGAGCGTGCCCCGGACTCGGACTCCGCCACCGAGGACGATGCCCCGCTCAAGGAGCCCCGGACCTTCAAGCGCGTCCGCAACGGGACGCAGCGGAGCAAGGCGGTCGCCACGGCACCCCGCAAGGCACCAGCCACGCCGCCCGCCTCGGAGAGCGTACCGGCGGCCGAGCCCGGCTTCCTCACCCTGGTCACCGAGCCCAAGGCCCAGGTGTTCCTCGGCGGCCAGGACCTGGGCAAGACGCCGCTCTTCAAGGTGAAGCTGCCCGCGGGCCAGCACACCCTGAAGCTGGTGGATGCCACCACCAAGGCGCACCAGGTCCCCGTGGACATCAAGCCCGGGGAGACGACCTCCGTCCGCGGCCCGTTGAGCCTGCTTTCGGACCCCTGAACGGCGGGGCAGGCAATCAATGCGGGGACCGTGCGTACCTTGAGCACGCCGGGGTCCATGTCGGGGCCCCCTTTTCCATTGGAGCGTGCCCATGTCCCCCGCCCGCGTCTCAATCGTCGCCGCCTTCCTCCTCTTCGGTGCCTGTGCCCATGCCCAGGATTCTCAAGCCGGTGCGTCCGCTTCCGCACAACAGCAGCGAGGCGATGTCCGAGAGGTGCCCGACTTCGATGAGGTATCGGTGAGCCACGGCATCCGGGCCGAGGTGAAGGTGGGCCCCAAGTCCGTGCGCCTGGAGGGACCGGCCGAACTCGTGTCCCGTATCGAAATGGATGTGCATGACGGGACGCTGCGCACCCGCGTGGACAAGAAGCTCTTCAGCGGATTCAAAGGCAGCAGCGTCCGCCTGTACGTCTCCAGCCCGCGCGTCGAAGGCATCCACGCCAGCGGCGGCAGCCACGTGGACGCGGACGCCACGCGCACGGACGAGTTCGACGTCGAGGCCAGCGGCGGCGCCATCGTCAACGTCCGCGGCGTGGATGCACGCCAGGTGGAAACCGAGGCCAGTGGTGGCTCGAAGGTGACGCTGGCGGGACGGGCAACGGACTTCGACGTCGAGGCCAGCGGGGGCTCCATCGTGCGGGCCCTGGACGTGAAGGGCGTCAAGACGCTGGACGCGGAAGCGAGCGGCGGCTCGCGCGTGGAGGTGGATGCGTCCGACCGCGTCAGCGGCGAGGCCTCCGGGGGCAGCGTCCTCCAGCTCGTGTCCCGCCCGAGCCAGAGCGACGTGCGCGCCAGCGGGGGCTCCAAGGTCGTCTACAAGGACTGACGCGCCCGCCGCCGTGGAAGGCGTGCCGCGTCAATGACAACCCACGGGTGGGATGAACGGGACAGCACCCGGAGTGACGGGTGGGCCGGCTTGCTCCACGAGGGCCGGGGCGGCTGGAATGCGCGTCCCCACCCCTCGCGGAGATTCCCGCCCGATGACGCCTCCCCTCCCTTCCTCCGATAACGCCCCGGCGCCTCGGCGTCGCGGCAAGCTCCTGTGGGGAGGCGCGGGCGTCGGCGTGGCGGTGTTGGCCGGAGGACTCTTCCTGTGGAGCCCACGGCCTCCATCACCCGGTTCCACCCCGCGGGACACGCACGACGCGCATGGCGAGTCCCACGCAGACCACACGCACGAGGCGCCCAAGGCAAAGTCCCAGGCCCCCATGGAGGTGCTGGTCCAGACGGACCGCGCCGCTCGGGCCGCCGCGACGGGGCAGCGGGCCCAGGCGCATGAGGCACTGGCGGCCGCGCTGAAGCTGGCGCCCCAACATGCCCCGGCGCTCCTCGTGAAGGCCTGCCTCGCGCTGGAGGAAGGCCAGGACACCGAGGCCAGCGACGCGCTCCGCCGGCTGGAGGCCGCCGCCCCGGGCGCTCCGGAAGCCAAGCTGCTGGCGCGGCTGGGCGAGCTGCGGCGCACGCCCGGCATGGACTG
This genomic window from Myxococcus virescens contains:
- a CDS encoding head GIN domain-containing protein — its product is MSPARVSIVAAFLLFGACAHAQDSQAGASASAQQQRGDVREVPDFDEVSVSHGIRAEVKVGPKSVRLEGPAELVSRIEMDVHDGTLRTRVDKKLFSGFKGSSVRLYVSSPRVEGIHASGGSHVDADATRTDEFDVEASGGAIVNVRGVDARQVETEASGGSKVTLAGRATDFDVEASGGSIVRALDVKGVKTLDAEASGGSRVEVDASDRVSGEASGGSVLQLVSRPSQSDVRASGGSKVVYKD